The genomic region AAATCCCGAGGCAGAAATAGTTTACGTTGCTTGTACCATTCTGTCCACACTTCCCTATCTTGACAGGTTAAAGGGAGGAAAACCTGTGATAACTGCGTCCTCTGTATTGATCGAGGGAGTTAAATGGGATGGATAGAGGACAAGATAAGGAGATGCAGATCGAGAGCCTGCGAGGAGGCCCTCCTTTTCGTGTCGGATAACCTGTTCAGAACTAGGAGGAACACACTGGATATCATGGATCAAGTTCCGTCCGGATGGTCAGGCCTCAACAAGCTAGTGAGGGAATACGTCAGGAAGTCTATGGTCATTTACCGTGGTCTAGTGTTTGAGGATGAGATACGTCACGCTGTGATCGAGGGTTATCACAGTGCCCTAAGGGGGAATCTCCACTCTGCTGAGGAGAGCAACAGGTTTATCTTGGAAAGGTTCTGTCTCTCTAGGTTCGTCGAGAGGACGAGTAATATCTACCTGGATCTCATAAGGAGTAGAACCTGGCACAGACTTGTGGATAGCGGGTTCATAATCACGAGTCTAGGTGAGGCCCTCTCCCGAAGGAAAAGATTGGGGACGAAGGCCAGTCTCGAGGGAGAGGGTATATTCCTCGCTGGGAAACCGGTGTGTAGGAAACATCTAACCTTTCCAGAGTACTCCAGCGATATCTCCAGGTTTAGAATCAAGGGAAAGGTGAAATGTAAGTGCGGTGCACCGGCCGTGGCCTTAACGCTGGCTATGCCAAAGGTGAGCGCACTGATTGGACTCACGTGTTACCTCTTGGGCCATGACTCTAGGACACTCGAAAGGATTTACAGCAACCTCTCTAGAATAATTCATCCCTACGGTTTCGTAAAGATGGATAGGGAGAAGGCAATCCTGATCTGGTTTAGGGATTACTTCATGCTATCGACAGAATTCAGTAAAATAATGAAGATTGATATATAATGATTAAAATAATCTAGTTTTCCCTAGTTTTATATCGTAGAAGATGAATATTATAACTATAGATACCAAGGATTTAGGAAGAATTTTTATTTAATCAACATCAAAGATGTACGATTTTTAAGGATTTAATTCGTATAAAAAAAGAAAATTGATCGTAGAGGGAGTACCTTCTCTACCTCTCAAACGTCAGCAATGTCATCCATCATCTTTTGCATGTTTTTCTTAAGTTCCTTGAATTTCCTCAGCTTATCCATGGTCTTCATCCCCTCTCCCGTCAACCTATACTTCCCTTCGGAGAAGGAGATTAGACCGAGGTCCATGAGATGATTTAAGTACCTAAGAAATGAGTCATAGTTGAGACCAGACTTATACATCAAGTTGGTCTTATTGGTTCCAATACCCGAACAGCCCTCTAGCATACTTAAAACAATTTCTTGTCTAGTTCTTCTTATCATCATAACCGGTTAAATTAACAACCTTTAACTTATAAACTAAATGTACGTGTGAGCTCGTAACCTTGACAGAATTGTGATCCACTTGTCAAATCTTTATATCCTAATACGGACAAAAACTTGATGAGCCAGCACAAGAGAGTGATAGTGGTGTCCACTGACTCACGATGTTTTCTATCTTCATTGAGTGAGTAATTCTAGAACTTTAAGGATAACGAAGACAGAAGATCATCACACATTCTTCTATTGAGGTTCCATGAACAAGGCGCCAG from Metallosphaera sedula DSM 5348 harbors:
- a CDS encoding winged helix-turn-helix domain-containing protein; this translates as MMIRRTRQEIVLSMLEGCSGIGTNKTNLMYKSGLNYDSFLRYLNHLMDLGLISFSEGKYRLTGEGMKTMDKLRKFKELKKNMQKMMDDIADV